The Citrifermentans bemidjiense Bem genome window below encodes:
- a CDS encoding PKD domain-containing protein has product MRQSLSKHGTQGTLLFFLFLLCSALPARGEVWTYACGGDPFADQKSVFDKSEFVCAAGTGLSGSMLNGCGFYPCADLYVMTNRTWSGGEALADVMGSENRVETEMMGGVFGVANQVVIATPAKMFVGEFDIVLDNNLDQKFNGPDLVNAAGSGFAFRIIDQGHPPVDPGPMKAGALAISQGASDAIAKWKAGCDLLDAMGAALSLMSGDVVGAAIGVLGNITGIATDYNGAVIAKATDLIGGFDPKSTPQKASGIYGNIAKHWYDLYEDPADPLYTEMVGLNYAAINAELAATSVPESYPFYVKGTDPREYALIKIANRAVEQGALVKALRQSYEKYQGAVVVSNYEYAYRQLEQTRTYSLLLLANLAGFSSDLQYLKDVLTAQGVANTVIKVSDMQGLKDRVASLGLTAEEAASLKAAGFSDQRIALLTQYIVSISVPAADFTMASSIADLAAKADAAYTGIQSFDLGIQTTMNNLSTEFTPHHPKAVAGGPYNGATGSQVTFDGGGSSDPDVGDTLTYGWDFNGDGVFDDASGKTVVHTWSKPFSGLIGLKVTDPAGNSSIAYAKVAITASNLPPVITSFTPSDKAPRASVKVPLSFTVAASDPEQRALSYQWSVDGTPVGTGTGYLYTPPAGFKGTVKVMVAVHDDQADNPPAVEARAVTAFLDCDPSDPSTMTNYYRDLDGDGFGDPLVVTQACAAPAGFVTNKLDCDDSTAAIGQATLRFYRDSDGDGLGNANSSVIACSAPAGFVANSLDCNDADATVGAPSITFYRDFDHDGFGDPMNAQVACSAPAGYVANSLDCNDADPAVGNTLTTYYRDADGDGYGTPAQSQQACLQPAGYVPNSLDCDDTNPYVNPAQKEIVHNGKDDDCSAATPDNYSKSFVLAIDDSSWVYYAKSNGDGTFSNYQKTGFYLGGGTSRGIAIGDFDGDGTLDFIAGRGNGSYYLYNNDGSDNFTYKGIVGTHSNPGGYAMDMTVGDFNNDGLLDFAGNGNTSTCSVFLNDGAGGFTRSSFNYNWTGRGLDAADFNHDGNLDLAVSFYGTNDVWVYLGDGTGKFTGSKVGTATTSASDNYALAAADFDNDGNTDIIVSGSSNGDAYLLKGKGDGTFLAAVPVPSLDMGYHNSMAAYDYNGDGKADIVLSEYTGYRMYFYPGNGDGTFGPRTAISTANSSAALLAISAPPSPPPASFPIADAQPKGQTIQVGQSASFNGSFSKNPATIASYRWNFGDAGTGTGAVVDHAYLSEGRFTSMLTVADLQSRTDRDFAQVTVMGAPPVANAGGPYSVGEANASFGRYTAKLDGSASNDDFGIASYQWLLGSTFSDDFEDGNANGWIPAAGTWTVNGGAYEQTNASLGRTDTLTGDKNAADYTVETDLRLVSGSGQEGILIFRAQDPDNHYEFIFRGRGINDVLLYKWVAGGSTQLAQANIPFTPQLNTTYRLKVEAYKNSIKCYVDGVLYIDATDSTFLNGKVGLTTYLTDVKFDNFTQYSLRTGVAPEFTVLEGSYPVTLKVTDKVGQSATAATQITAAKGSAPVAAAGGPYTFSESFANANKWTVTLDGSGSSDDTGIETYAWNFGDGGTGTGVKPTHVYTGAGTYNVTLTVTDRAGLSNSAATTVTTKGDLAPVANPGLPYAVDERAALAGKWTVNFDGRSSTDDHGIYDYQWRFGDGGTGSGPTPTYQYSAAGVYTVTLTVRDHAFLSHSASTNATVSTNALPVPRPGGPYSVDESAASGGNWTVALDGSASSDDYGIWKYDWNFGDGSTGTGAKPTHIYAAAGTYKATLTVTDNGKQAQSATVDVVVAGNQPPVPSAGADKITEVGFPVTLDASASTDDFGIYSYKWDPGSPSWSFTPFERTPDGVLITGDYNNWNRYLISNGSAPRNAGDSYTGRVSLQATNNGSRYLMWGLKSAGASFGIDQYYHALHFNNGAIQVYESNINHGSFGSFANNVSYDVRIDLKSSGAVYYYRVTGAADWIKLYESSSSNATPLRVGATLHSGLFLLSDFTTPAGALQLPASPQLTKPLLQATYGAPGSYTAAVTVTDHAQQSVTDTATVTVVPGEAPVAHTGGPYLTNEDIPTRFNARASTDDFGIKSYRWDFGDGEGLTTRNPWGDHRYTQTGVYSVTLTVTDYAGHTSVDSTTATVSANPVVSCVPWQFSGVNEMPHDTWSGKEITLKGVAWSLHPPLTYRWEFGDTTPDATGTATDPRAIQAKHTYNGVDGQPFVATLTVTDALGNSASDQYQVRIRPKSLDIEINLAIDDGLWWLHTNQTRSYFTKGTYGDAVIDAGYWDNAGGWNGDAGGGIGGLYTSSPTASAVQAFEVNGHLELGDVRKDPYVETVARGLRFTASRLRQMAIGSQTYGDPDSNGNGLAVETVEARPIYEVGQVMDSILASGSRNTYAITGPSGVMGRSYFDLLTDMVDVYSWGQTDGTNGGGWQYSWNGGIDNSAAQWGAVGLLAAEEVWKIQVPKWVKERNSIWLDSSYDGTGFGYTGRGNGVNTTPSGMVQLAFDDMVGYDDPDTAIDERDPRWKTAEAYIANNWTKSWWFPNSSLNNRFSYYGHYAFAKAMRSAKPKPVVNLAATGLDWYKDNVNGMARRLVNRQQSNGGWPQDQEPGWYVGYDLTNAWSVLILTPTLFVQPPVADAGEDRVWGVDVELTLDGSRSYHLDPFRKIVLYEWDFDGDGVFDVASPDPKAAHTYTRQLYPENTLPRVITVTLRVTDDNDPPKSSTDTAKITIAVPPHPPVAVPGGPYTCFVNVPCALDGSKSFDIDPTDLITLYEWDVNGDRVYGDYTGAKPMVTFTTTGIKNIGLRVTDNGVMSPTGRLDAFGFTTATVLQNSAPSANPGGPYTVDEGSTLQLDGSGSTDPDGNALSYSWDLDHDGSFETAGMRPLFSRPDNGIFTVTLKVSDGSLEALRDTVVTVLNVAPAVNPLPAAAIKEGELYAAAGSFTDPGADSWSATVDYGDGGGVQPLPLSGKAFSLSHVYPRDGVYDVKVVVSDDDGGVGSATVKVTVGNVAPIVNAGPDGSIADGVTFTSSGYFTDPGADSWSATVNYGDGSGDQPLPLNPDKTFNLSHVYAVAGSYTVVVTVNDGLASGSDSAWVAVSTTRCLTSLIAKAKSGAVQLNWSATEHTPSTKYDIYRSTEGASSGFVKVRSGYGNLYPVFTDTGLVNGRTYYYRIEKLQPTGGFCSSPVVFAKPVSLF; this is encoded by the coding sequence ATGAGACAATCCTTGAGCAAACACGGGACCCAGGGGACCTTGCTGTTCTTTTTGTTCTTACTATGCTCAGCCCTCCCGGCGCGGGGCGAGGTTTGGACCTACGCCTGCGGCGGAGATCCGTTCGCGGACCAAAAAAGCGTCTTCGATAAAAGCGAGTTCGTCTGCGCGGCAGGGACCGGGCTCAGCGGCAGTATGTTAAACGGCTGCGGCTTTTATCCCTGCGCCGACCTTTACGTGATGACCAACCGCACCTGGAGCGGCGGCGAGGCGCTGGCCGACGTGATGGGCTCGGAGAACAGGGTCGAGACGGAGATGATGGGCGGCGTCTTCGGGGTGGCCAATCAGGTGGTGATCGCGACGCCTGCCAAGATGTTCGTGGGCGAGTTCGACATCGTCCTCGACAACAACCTGGACCAGAAGTTCAATGGCCCCGACCTGGTGAATGCGGCCGGCAGCGGCTTCGCCTTCAGGATCATCGACCAGGGACATCCCCCAGTCGACCCAGGCCCGATGAAGGCGGGAGCCTTGGCCATTTCCCAGGGAGCCTCGGACGCCATCGCCAAGTGGAAGGCAGGTTGCGATCTGCTCGACGCGATGGGGGCCGCCTTGAGCCTCATGTCCGGCGATGTCGTCGGCGCCGCCATCGGGGTCTTGGGGAACATCACCGGGATCGCCACCGACTACAACGGCGCGGTCATCGCCAAGGCGACAGACCTGATCGGAGGCTTCGATCCCAAGAGCACCCCGCAGAAGGCCTCGGGGATCTACGGGAACATCGCCAAGCACTGGTACGACCTGTACGAGGACCCGGCCGATCCGCTCTACACCGAGATGGTCGGGTTGAATTACGCCGCCATCAATGCCGAACTCGCCGCGACTTCGGTGCCCGAGTCCTATCCCTTCTACGTCAAGGGGACCGATCCCAGGGAATACGCCCTCATCAAGATCGCCAACCGCGCCGTGGAGCAGGGGGCGCTGGTCAAGGCGCTGCGGCAGTCCTACGAGAAGTACCAGGGGGCGGTCGTCGTCTCCAACTACGAATACGCCTACCGCCAACTGGAGCAGACCAGGACCTACTCCCTGCTGCTCCTTGCCAACCTCGCCGGGTTCAGTTCGGACCTGCAGTACCTGAAGGACGTACTGACCGCGCAGGGGGTAGCGAACACGGTCATCAAGGTGAGCGACATGCAGGGGCTGAAAGACCGGGTCGCGAGCCTGGGTCTCACCGCCGAAGAGGCGGCCTCGCTTAAGGCCGCCGGCTTCAGCGACCAGCGGATCGCGCTCCTCACCCAGTACATCGTCTCCATCTCGGTCCCGGCGGCCGACTTCACCATGGCTTCCTCCATCGCTGATCTCGCGGCCAAGGCGGATGCCGCCTACACTGGCATCCAGAGCTTCGACCTCGGCATCCAGACCACCATGAACAACCTCTCCACCGAATTCACCCCGCACCACCCGAAAGCCGTCGCCGGCGGCCCCTACAACGGCGCTACCGGTAGCCAAGTCACCTTCGATGGCGGGGGCTCCAGCGATCCCGACGTAGGCGACACCCTCACCTACGGCTGGGACTTCAACGGGGACGGCGTTTTCGACGACGCCTCCGGCAAGACTGTGGTCCATACCTGGAGCAAGCCCTTCAGCGGGCTGATCGGGCTCAAGGTCACCGACCCCGCCGGCAACAGCTCGATCGCCTACGCCAAGGTCGCCATCACTGCCTCGAACCTCCCGCCGGTCATCACCTCGTTCACTCCGAGCGACAAGGCGCCGAGGGCGAGCGTGAAGGTCCCGCTTTCCTTCACCGTGGCCGCGAGCGACCCCGAACAGCGGGCGCTTAGTTACCAGTGGAGCGTCGACGGCACCCCGGTCGGCACCGGGACCGGCTATCTCTATACGCCGCCGGCCGGTTTCAAGGGGACTGTCAAGGTCATGGTAGCGGTGCACGACGACCAGGCCGACAACCCGCCCGCCGTCGAGGCGCGCGCGGTCACAGCCTTCCTCGACTGCGATCCCTCGGACCCGTCCACCATGACCAACTATTACCGCGATCTGGACGGGGACGGTTTCGGGGATCCCCTGGTGGTGACCCAGGCCTGCGCGGCGCCGGCAGGTTTCGTCACCAACAAGCTCGACTGCGACGACAGCACCGCTGCCATCGGCCAGGCGACCCTCAGGTTCTACCGCGACAGCGACGGTGACGGGCTCGGCAACGCCAACAGCTCCGTGATTGCCTGCTCGGCGCCCGCCGGTTTCGTCGCCAACAGCCTCGACTGCAACGACGCCGACGCTACGGTCGGCGCCCCCAGCATCACCTTCTACCGTGACTTCGACCATGACGGCTTCGGCGACCCGATGAACGCGCAGGTCGCCTGTTCGGCGCCTGCCGGCTACGTCGCCAACAGCCTTGACTGCAACGACGCCGACCCCGCCGTCGGGAACACCCTGACCACCTACTACCGCGACGCCGACGGCGACGGCTATGGCACCCCGGCCCAGTCCCAGCAGGCCTGCCTGCAGCCGGCGGGATACGTCCCCAACTCGCTTGACTGCGACGACACGAACCCATACGTGAACCCGGCGCAGAAGGAGATCGTGCATAACGGAAAAGACGACGACTGCTCCGCCGCCACCCCGGACAACTATTCCAAGAGCTTCGTCCTCGCCATAGACGACTCCTCCTGGGTCTACTACGCGAAGAGCAACGGCGACGGCACTTTCAGCAACTACCAGAAGACCGGCTTCTACCTGGGAGGGGGAACCTCGCGCGGCATCGCCATAGGCGACTTCGACGGCGACGGCACCCTCGACTTCATCGCCGGCCGCGGCAACGGCTCCTACTACCTCTACAACAACGACGGCAGCGACAACTTCACTTACAAAGGCATCGTCGGGACCCACAGCAACCCCGGCGGCTACGCCATGGACATGACCGTCGGCGATTTCAATAACGACGGCCTCCTGGACTTCGCCGGCAACGGCAACACCAGCACCTGCTCGGTTTTCCTGAACGATGGCGCCGGCGGTTTCACCCGTTCGAGCTTCAACTACAACTGGACCGGGCGCGGCCTGGATGCGGCCGACTTCAACCATGACGGCAACCTCGATCTCGCCGTCTCCTTCTACGGCACCAACGACGTCTGGGTCTACCTGGGCGACGGCACCGGGAAGTTCACCGGCTCAAAGGTAGGGACCGCCACCACCTCGGCCAGCGACAACTACGCGCTCGCGGCCGCCGATTTCGACAACGACGGCAACACCGACATCATCGTTTCGGGAAGCTCCAACGGCGACGCCTACCTCCTCAAGGGGAAAGGGGACGGCACCTTCCTCGCCGCGGTGCCGGTTCCGTCCCTCGATATGGGGTACCACAACTCCATGGCCGCCTACGACTATAACGGCGACGGCAAGGCCGACATCGTTCTCTCCGAGTACACCGGGTACAGGATGTACTTCTATCCCGGCAACGGCGACGGCACCTTCGGCCCCCGCACCGCCATCAGCACCGCCAACTCAAGCGCCGCGCTCCTGGCCATCTCGGCGCCGCCTTCACCGCCCCCCGCTTCCTTCCCGATAGCGGACGCGCAGCCCAAGGGGCAGACGATCCAGGTGGGGCAGAGCGCCAGCTTCAACGGCTCCTTCTCCAAGAACCCCGCGACGATCGCCTCCTACCGCTGGAACTTCGGCGACGCGGGAACCGGCACCGGCGCGGTCGTCGACCACGCCTACCTGAGCGAGGGTCGCTTTACGTCGATGCTCACCGTCGCCGACCTGCAGTCGAGGACGGACCGCGATTTCGCCCAGGTCACCGTCATGGGGGCTCCCCCTGTGGCGAACGCCGGCGGCCCGTACTCCGTAGGTGAGGCTAACGCCAGCTTCGGGCGCTACACGGCCAAGCTCGACGGCTCGGCTTCCAACGACGACTTCGGGATAGCGAGCTACCAGTGGCTCCTCGGCAGCACGTTCTCGGACGACTTCGAGGACGGCAACGCCAACGGCTGGATCCCCGCCGCCGGCACCTGGACCGTCAACGGCGGCGCCTACGAACAGACCAACGCCTCGCTGGGCCGGACCGACACCCTGACCGGTGACAAGAATGCGGCCGACTACACGGTGGAAACCGACCTTAGGCTCGTCTCCGGCAGCGGACAGGAAGGAATCCTCATCTTCCGCGCCCAGGACCCGGACAACCACTACGAGTTCATCTTCAGGGGCAGAGGGATCAACGACGTTCTGCTCTACAAATGGGTTGCAGGGGGCTCCACCCAGCTGGCCCAGGCCAATATCCCCTTCACGCCGCAGCTGAACACGACCTACCGGCTCAAGGTGGAGGCGTACAAGAACAGCATCAAGTGCTACGTGGACGGCGTCCTTTATATCGACGCCACCGACAGCACCTTCTTAAACGGCAAGGTCGGCCTCACCACCTACCTTACCGACGTTAAATTCGACAACTTCACCCAGTATTCGCTGAGGACGGGTGTGGCGCCCGAATTCACCGTGCTTGAGGGTAGCTACCCGGTGACCCTCAAGGTCACCGACAAGGTGGGACAAAGCGCCACCGCCGCCACCCAGATCACCGCTGCCAAGGGGAGCGCGCCGGTAGCCGCAGCGGGCGGCCCCTACACCTTCAGCGAAAGCTTCGCCAACGCCAACAAGTGGACCGTCACCCTCGACGGCTCCGGCTCCAGCGACGACACCGGCATCGAGACCTACGCCTGGAACTTCGGCGACGGCGGCACCGGTACCGGCGTGAAACCGACCCACGTCTACACCGGCGCCGGCACCTACAACGTCACCCTCACGGTGACCGACCGCGCCGGACTCTCCAACAGCGCCGCCACGACGGTCACCACCAAGGGCGACCTCGCGCCGGTTGCGAACCCAGGGCTTCCCTACGCCGTAGACGAGCGGGCCGCCTTGGCCGGCAAGTGGACCGTCAACTTCGACGGCCGCAGCTCTACCGACGACCACGGCATCTACGATTACCAGTGGAGGTTCGGCGACGGCGGCACCGGCAGCGGCCCCACGCCGACCTACCAGTACTCGGCCGCAGGGGTCTACACCGTGACTTTAACGGTCCGCGACCACGCCTTTTTAAGCCACAGCGCCTCCACGAACGCCACGGTGAGCACGAACGCCCTCCCCGTGCCGCGTCCGGGCGGCCCCTACAGCGTGGACGAGAGTGCCGCGAGCGGCGGGAACTGGACCGTAGCGCTCGACGGCAGCGCCTCCAGCGACGACTACGGCATCTGGAAATACGATTGGAACTTCGGGGACGGGAGCACCGGCACAGGCGCCAAGCCGACCCACATCTACGCCGCGGCCGGGACCTACAAGGCGACCCTCACCGTGACCGACAACGGCAAGCAGGCCCAGTCGGCGACGGTCGATGTAGTGGTGGCCGGGAACCAGCCCCCCGTGCCTTCGGCAGGCGCAGACAAGATCACCGAGGTTGGCTTCCCTGTCACGCTGGACGCGAGCGCCTCGACCGACGACTTCGGCATCTACAGCTACAAGTGGGATCCCGGCAGCCCCTCGTGGTCCTTTACCCCCTTCGAGCGGACCCCCGATGGGGTCCTCATCACCGGCGACTACAACAACTGGAACCGGTACCTGATCAGTAACGGCAGCGCCCCCAGAAACGCCGGTGACAGCTACACCGGCCGCGTCTCGCTGCAGGCGACCAACAACGGCAGCAGATACCTGATGTGGGGGTTGAAAAGCGCCGGCGCTAGCTTCGGGATCGACCAGTACTACCACGCCCTCCACTTCAACAACGGCGCGATCCAGGTCTACGAGAGCAACATCAACCACGGCAGCTTCGGCTCCTTTGCCAACAACGTAAGCTACGACGTCCGCATCGACCTTAAATCCAGCGGCGCCGTCTACTACTACCGCGTCACCGGCGCAGCGGACTGGATCAAGCTCTACGAATCCTCCTCATCCAACGCGACCCCTCTGCGCGTGGGGGCGACGCTGCACAGCGGGCTCTTCCTCCTCTCGGACTTCACCACCCCGGCAGGCGCTCTGCAGCTTCCCGCATCGCCGCAGCTCACCAAGCCGCTGCTGCAGGCAACCTACGGCGCTCCTGGGAGCTACACCGCGGCCGTGACGGTCACGGACCACGCCCAGCAGTCGGTGACCGACACGGCGACGGTGACGGTCGTGCCGGGCGAGGCCCCGGTCGCGCATACCGGCGGGCCGTATCTCACCAACGAGGACATACCGACCCGCTTCAACGCCCGTGCCTCCACCGACGACTTCGGCATCAAGAGCTACCGGTGGGATTTCGGCGACGGTGAAGGACTCACCACCCGCAACCCCTGGGGCGACCACCGCTATACCCAGACCGGGGTCTACAGCGTCACCCTCACCGTTACCGACTACGCGGGGCACACCTCCGTCGACAGCACCACCGCCACGGTGAGCGCGAACCCGGTCGTCTCCTGCGTGCCGTGGCAATTTTCCGGCGTGAACGAGATGCCGCACGACACCTGGAGCGGCAAGGAGATCACCCTGAAAGGCGTAGCCTGGTCGCTGCACCCCCCGCTCACCTACCGGTGGGAATTCGGCGACACGACCCCCGACGCCACCGGCACGGCGACCGATCCGCGCGCCATCCAGGCGAAGCACACCTACAACGGCGTCGACGGGCAGCCCTTCGTCGCGACCCTCACCGTGACCGATGCGCTCGGCAACAGCGCCTCGGACCAGTACCAGGTCAGGATCCGTCCCAAATCGCTCGACATCGAGATCAACCTGGCCATCGACGATGGGCTTTGGTGGCTGCACACGAACCAGACCCGTTCCTACTTCACCAAGGGGACCTACGGCGACGCAGTCATAGACGCCGGCTACTGGGATAACGCCGGGGGGTGGAACGGCGACGCCGGCGGCGGCATCGGCGGCCTCTACACCTCGTCCCCGACCGCTTCGGCCGTACAGGCCTTCGAGGTGAACGGGCACCTGGAACTGGGCGACGTCCGCAAAGACCCCTACGTGGAGACGGTGGCGCGGGGGCTGCGCTTCACCGCTTCGCGCCTGCGCCAGATGGCGATCGGGTCGCAGACCTACGGCGATCCGGACAGTAACGGCAACGGCCTCGCCGTCGAGACGGTAGAGGCGCGCCCCATCTACGAGGTGGGGCAGGTCATGGACAGCATCCTGGCCAGCGGCAGCCGCAACACCTACGCCATCACCGGCCCGAGCGGGGTCATGGGGAGAAGCTACTTCGACCTGTTGACCGACATGGTGGACGTCTACTCCTGGGGGCAGACCGACGGCACTAATGGCGGCGGCTGGCAGTACTCCTGGAACGGCGGCATCGACAACTCCGCGGCGCAGTGGGGGGCTGTCGGACTCCTGGCCGCGGAGGAAGTCTGGAAGATCCAGGTGCCCAAGTGGGTGAAGGAGAGAAACAGCATCTGGCTCGACTCCTCCTACGACGGGACCGGCTTCGGTTACACCGGCAGGGGCAACGGCGTGAACACGACCCCCTCCGGTATGGTGCAGCTCGCCTTCGACGACATGGTCGGTTACGACGACCCGGACACCGCCATTGACGAGCGCGACCCCAGGTGGAAGACGGCCGAGGCCTACATCGCCAACAACTGGACCAAGTCCTGGTGGTTCCCCAACAGCAGCCTCAACAACCGTTTCAGCTACTACGGCCATTACGCCTTCGCCAAGGCGATGCGCTCTGCCAAACCTAAGCCGGTGGTGAACCTGGCCGCGACCGGGCTCGACTGGTACAAGGACAACGTCAACGGCATGGCGCGCCGGCTGGTGAACCGCCAGCAGTCCAACGGCGGCTGGCCGCAGGACCAGGAACCGGGCTGGTACGTGGGTTACGACCTGACCAACGCGTGGTCGGTGCTCATCCTCACCCCGACCCTGTTCGTGCAGCCGCCGGTCGCCGACGCGGGCGAAGACCGGGTCTGGGGGGTGGACGTCGAGCTCACCCTGGACGGTTCGCGCTCCTATCACCTCGACCCGTTCCGCAAGATTGTGCTCTACGAGTGGGACTTCGACGGCGACGGGGTGTTCGACGTGGCGAGCCCCGATCCCAAGGCGGCCCATACCTACACGCGGCAGCTCTACCCGGAAAACACGCTGCCGCGCGTGATCACCGTTACGCTCCGGGTGACCGACGACAACGATCCTCCCAAGTCGTCTACCGACACGGCGAAGATCACCATAGCGGTGCCGCCCCATCCGCCTGTGGCTGTCCCCGGCGGGCCGTACACCTGCTTCGTCAACGTCCCGTGCGCCCTCGACGGTAGCAAGTCGTTCGACATCGATCCCACCGACCTCATCACCCTCTACGAGTGGGACGTCAACGGCGACCGGGTCTACGGCGACTACACCGGTGCTAAACCGATGGTGACCTTCACCACGACCGGCATCAAGAACATAGGGCTCAGGGTAACCGACAACGGCGTGATGAGTCCCACCGGGAGGCTGGACGCCTTCGGATTCACCACGGCCACCGTGCTCCAGAACAGCGCCCCCAGCGCCAACCCCGGCGGCCCCTACACGGTCGACGAGGGGAGCACGCTGCAACTTGACGGCAGCGGTTCCACCGATCCAGACGGCAACGCCCTTAGCTACTCCTGGGATCTGGATCACGACGGAAGCTTCGAGACGGCAGGGATGCGGCCGCTCTTCAGCCGTCCCGACAACGGGATCTTCACGGTCACCCTCAAGGTTTCCGACGGCAGCCTCGAAGCTCTCCGCGATACCGTCGTTACCGTGCTCAACGTGGCCCCGGCGGTGAACCCGCTTCCGGCCGCCGCCATCAAGGAAGGGGAACTCTACGCCGCTGCCGGCTCCTTCACCGACCCGGGCGCCGACAGCTGGAGCGCCACGGTCGATTACGGCGACGGCGGCGGAGTGCAGCCGCTCCCGCTTAGCGGCAAGGCGTTCTCCTTAAGCCACGTCTATCCGCGGGACGGGGTCTACGACGTCAAGGTCGTTGTTTCCGACGACGACGGCGGAGTGGGGTCGGCCACCGTCAAGGTGACCGTCGGCAACGTCGCCCCGATCGTCAACGCCGGGCCTGACGGCTCCATTGCCGATGGGGTCACCTTCACCAGTTCGGGCTACTTCACCGACCCGGGTGCCGACTCCTGGAGCGCAACCGTCAACTACGGCGACGGAAGCGGCGACCAGCCGCTCCCCCTCAACCCGGACAAGACCTTCAACTTGAGCCACGTCTATGCGGTGGCCGGATCCTACACGGTGGTCGTCACCGTAAACGACGGGCTAGCGAGCGGCTCCGACAGCGCCTGGGTCGCCGTCAGCACGACGAGATGCCTCACTTCGCTCATCGCCAAGGCGAAATCGGGCGCGGTCCAGCTCAACTGGTCGGCAACGGAGCACACGCCGAGCACGAAATACGACATCTACCGCAGCACCGAGGGGGCGAGCTCAGGCTTCGTCAAGGTGAGAAGCGGCTACGGGAACCTCTACCCTGTCTTCACCGATACCGGCCTCGTTAACGGCAGGACCTACTACTACCGCATCGAAAAGCTGCAGCCGACGGGAGGCTTCTGCAGTTCGCCGGTGGTATTCGCTAAACCGGTTTCACTGTTCTAG